tttaaatgccAATATAGTCCTGTGtttgaataaaacatgttttatttagaaaactgctgatgacatttcttccatATATTTGGAGGAAAGACTCTTATTTTCAGTCCTATCACACAAAATAGGCCTACATGCTCTGACCAGTTGTCAATTTTATGAAAAAGGAAAGCAAATGTTTCAAATTTCTGTTTTTATCGGAAGTCTTCAAGAAATGTTCTGTATATAATACttattttaagctatattttacttAAACCAAATATCTTgcatttatttaaactctttattATTTCCATAGCCATAGGTCCTCCATATCCACAAAACACTGACTCTTATAATATTCTTTTGAACAGGTATAATGCTGGGGTTCTCAGTAATATGCTTGAGCTTACTATCCCTGCTGCATCTTGTTTGGGGCAGAGTGATTTACAACGAAAATGATGGTAAGGATAAAAACTGAGACGCTTTTTAAAAGCACAGTGTGAAACCTTGATATCatcttttatttttgctaatccattagatgttttttgttgttttcccTCATTTTGCACTTATGTAAGGAAGTAGACTACTTCTGCATACACCTGATGTGTAGTTTAGGTtcattaaaacattatttcatgCCCTGAAAgcaaaattatatacatttttattatttactgcaATTTCTTTACTTCATACTCTACTGTTCTTGCTGTCTGTGAAAAgacattattaaatgcatttgatGGTGCATTAAAGGATTGTGGCATGTAGCTAATCCTCATTATGATCAATATTTGCTTGTGTTTGTCAGTTTTCCTTGAAGAGAAGTCAGCAGGTTCATTTCTGTCCCGTAAACTGTTGTATAACAGTTGGGATTTCGAGGCAGTGGTGCCTGGCAATCTAGAGAGAGAATGCATCGAGGAAATCTGCTCGTATGAAGAGGCCAGAGAAGTGTTTGAAGATGACAAAAAGACGGTAAGAAAGACATGTGATAACCAAAATAATATCATGATATTGGTGTGTAAAAGTTTGGGATCCCCTTGCAGAATATGTGAAAATGTAAGTATTACAAAGATGTGATGTGTGAAGATTAGATTTTACACAGTGCATGATATCTTTGTATTTAAGTACTTGAATATGTTTATCTTCTGTAAATTTTTCCTTGATGTGTTTTCCTGGAGCATCATTGAACATTTGGTAAAACAATTCTCAATCATTTTCTAACGTCTGAAGAGCTGTTGTGAATTGaggaaaaaaacaatcaaataagaAAAAATGGTTATTTCTATCCTGTACATTCTTGATGTGTTCTGGAGCATCATTGAACATTTGATAACCGTTTCTCAGTAGTCTAGTTTGAGTCCCTCAGTTGTCCTCCGTGTGAAAGATGGTTCTCAAAATCATAGTCTCTATTGGAAAGGGTTCAAGTATGCCAAAGatgcgagagggtgctcgctgcagagccatttgagcagagctgagctccagcgagggggagtatgagctctcgctctgcctcctgtaagctgttttaatgcgtacaccaaccccacccctaaccctacccccagtgacatcactcgtagaagaagtgcaaaaaaggtggagctcaagctccccctcgctggagctcagctcgcccaaatggctctgcagcgagcaccacttgaaagaTGCTGGAAAACTGAAGAATCTGCAGGACATATTTGATTGTGTATATCTATTTGTCTTCTAACAGGCAGCTTTTTGGAAAGACTACGTCAACAGTCATCGTAAGTGATTATATTTTCCTGTTAAAGTAACATACTTGATATTTTATAGATTTAGCTGAAGATTCAACATATAGATTTTTGAgatttctaataaaataattttatcgtCCAAAATTGAACAAATAAGTGCTTGGGGGTAGCTTTAATGTGTCTGTGCTCTTTGGGCaaaggattcatcagaataaacagcaaaaatcagtccaaggcactcaaatgTGCAAagtattaaaaagcctttattcacatggctaatcctTAAAAACCTATGCGTTTAGGCAGAgagctgccttcatcagggtaacagtcaTCAGGTGCGTCTGGAGTTTCTTTTAAATGCTATTGTCTCATGACTCATTAGAATATCTAAACCAGGgatcaccaaccctgttcctggagatctatctTCCtacagattttagttgcaaccctgaccagaCGCagctgtctgtaattatcaagtgctgctttaggttcTATTAATTGGTTCGGATGTGTTTAATCACGGTTGCGGGTgtattctgcaggaaggtagctctgcAGGAATAGGGTTGGTGGCCCCTGAtctaaacaatactaaaataatatattaaactaGGTCAACTCAACAATGTGTTTTGATGTACAAAAAAAGGCACACAGATGACAACATTGCATTGTCCAACCAACGTATGTTCACATGGACTTGTGTGTAATTTACTATAGGCcagtttttaatgtaataatagtaataatgcaCATTGTTACAGCACGGTTtgaccaagttaaatttaagacatgtTTAAGAACACTATAATGAatttaatgaaattttagactcatacagggctaaatgcCAAGGATTTCTTTTTATACCCCCAGTGGGAAAAGGTTTTCACTTGCCCTATCTAAAAATGATTATTAatctaatacatttaataatacaataataataatttaattatgaaAAGCAAtgggtcaggtcagtatcctaaCAAGTAAATTAATAGTGAACTTTTAAACAAACGTTACTctaaggaaagtaattaaatgctatttatttttattgtatgccCACATTACACAATTTTAACATCAAATGTATAATTGTGTTACAAAGTGTACAGTCGTGAAAAtggaaaaaacaaagaaactaatataaaaaacataaataaatagataaaaataaagtaCAATGCATCATCTAAGAGCAGTCTTTAAGTGTAGATTaaacaaaaatagtaaataaataacaaggATCCTGCGTTAATTTAAGAGAGCTCTCTTATGTATTCTCAAAGGGGAGACCAAATTAatcagaatctgtcagatttttttatgtttgtcataGGTACGTTTTTCACATGGTAGCCATGTAGCAATTTGTGATATCCACATATTGAAAGATGAAGCCTGTGATGCAGACCAAAGAAGCAAAATGCATATTTTAGCTAAATATACCAGGACAATTATTAACTGTAATGCATCTTTTTCAAACAGAATTTTTGCATTCAGATTCAATAAATACAAAGCTGGGGTCATATCAAAATTTAGCTTGAGAGTATTTTCCAGTACCTTATGTATTTTCTTCCAAAATGGCTAAATTTTCTCACAGTCccaaaaacaatgaatgaatgtaccttttatctttttttacattttaaacacaagtCTGTGGCATTGGCAAACATGTTCTTAATACGTATTGCTGTTAGATATATCCTATTAAAAGATTTTTCATTGAGCTCATGGATCCCAAGAGAGGTACTTTTCTGGTATTTATTGTCATACAATGTCCCAGTCATTCTCttcaatttttaaacaatatcCTTCTCCCAAACATCCTTAAATCCAAGCCAGGCATAAGTGCAATTGTTAGACAAAATTACATAAATCCTTGTTATCAATCTTTTTAAAGAAGCTAGAGTCAGTAAAAGGTATTCGATCTCCGTTGTTTTGTTAAAAGAAAGTggggaagacaaaaaaaaaggggTAGAAATTcccaaatacagttgaagtcagaattattagcccccctgtttattttttccccaatttctgtttaacggagagaagattttttttaacacatttctgaacataatagttttaataactcatttctaataactgatttattttatctctgccatgatgacagtaaataatatttgactagatattcaagatttcaagacacttctaaacagcttaaagtgacatttaaaggcttaactaggttaattaggttaacttagcaggttagagtaatcaggcaagttattgtataacaatggtttgtgtatatatagcttaaagggggtaattttaataataaaaaattaaaaactgcttttactctagacaaaatacaacaaataagactgtctccagaagaaaaaatattataagacatactgtgaaaatttaactgcatgctctgttaaacataaaaaaaatatcaaaaattaaaggggggctaataattctgactttaactgtatgtcttTACATCTTTCCAAGTTCTAAGAGTATTTGATATGATAAAATAATCTgaattctttttacatttttttataattcttaaCAAATGGCAAATATTTAATTGGTAAAGGGGAGCAAAGTGCTTTTTTCATCTTAAACCAAATAGAGTTTGTCCTCGCACTACACCAGctaatcatattttttatttgggCTGCCCAATAATAAAACTTAGGATTTGGCAAGccattaaatgctatttttaaataaagttaaaggTTTGGCATTGTAGGTGATTGTACAGGTGTTATGGCCAGAAATGTGTGCATAAACAAGGgaaattaagactttttagaaAAAGATTTAAGACTTGTAACGCAATATGCCcatagatttaagactttttaaggccaaaAATTTAgcttttaagaccctgcggatacACACCAGCACAAATATGCATCCTTCTTCAgcaaagtgcatgaaatgttttcagcTTCCAGTTCAAAAGTGCATTGTGTAAACACCTTTATTTAGATTAAATACGAAAGCAATATATGAGCATTTGTTGCCAATGCCAAACTAATTGATTGACTTCCACAGAGAAGTTGACTGAAGTTGATGTGGCTGGTCTGTCAGCTGGCATCGTGGCTGCTGTATTGGTAGTGGTTATAGCCACTGTGCTGGGCGTTTATTGCTACAAGAACAGAGGCAAAAATGCAAGAGGGGGCAGGTAAGTGCATGCTATCATTACCACTGTATGTGATGTGTCTTTTATGTGGCAATCTCCCTCTAATGGATGCTGCATCTCCACAGTGTTCCTGTGCAAATGGGAGAGGACGGGCGGCCAGTTCCTGAATCCGTGCCCCTGTCTGGTATTGTGCCTGCAGGTCTCCCCTCATACAATGAGGCTCTGACCCACAGTGGCCAGCATGACGCACCTCCACCGCCATACTCCGGGTAAAAGCAGCCTGCTTATATATGCATAGTGTATACCTGCTGCAAAATgtgaatgtgttttaaaatatccCTCTCTGCTCTTTACAGGACGACTCCAACTGCACCACCGTAATCTCAAAATGAGGAATGAGcaatgattttttaaagaaaaattttaCGAGTTGGATTTTATTTCACTGGTGAACGGAGTGCGCGGCTACATTGAGGCTTCGAGATGGTGGTCATGCGCCACAGACAAATGTAGTTTCAGTCACTGTTTGGCTAACTTATTCCACTTGGGCTGTCTGTTTAGCGGCTTGCCttgtttattacattattttgctACCAAAGGTTTTATTGTGAATTGCCAATGTTTTCATGAATCAAGTTTGCGTCATCTTTAAATAGTTGTTTAGACATTTTAAATGttcattgttaataaaaataactaaacaagCCTTGATTGGGTTTGACTGGTCGTTGGACTGTGTAAAGGCACGCGCGTGACCCCTCCAATCGATTCCAGAGTGTTTGCCATTAGCCGCTGTTGTCACTCATCATCGGCTCTATCTTCCCCAGTATCACAGAGAGCACTAGAGAGCGTCCATTCCTCACTCACTCGGTAGTGCCTCTGTGCTGTAACAAGGCGGCAGTGCGCACGAGACTTCCAGACAGcctgcgtatgtgtgtgtgagagagtgtgacAAGTCGGCAGAGGGGGggcgtgcgcgcgcgtgtgtgcgcgaGCCTGTTAGTTAGTTCACTCATGAAAATGGCGTCTTTTTGGACAAATACCTGAAAATAAGTACTTCAAACCTATACGCCGTAGCGTTTATTTGAGGTTTCGAATAGAAATAATGCACATTTATAGTAAATTTATAGAATTTAATGTGCCTGGCGACGACAAACCACTTTTTTTCTGACGAAATTCGCCCATGATGTAAATATTTGGGGCGCAACAGCTGTATACAAACGCGCACTCGTTAGACTGCTATTTATAGAGCCCTAGTACATCTCACCTTTTGTGTGGCAATGCAGTAGGCGAAGAACTAAGAGGAAACAGGGTACAGTCAGCACGTGTCGTACGTCTCGTGGGTGTAGCGAGCAATGGCATCAGGATTCGACATGCAGAGCTTCAGCCGCGCCGCTGTTTCTGCCGCGAAGGACAATAGGCATCGAGATATATAAGAGGGCAACAGAGGGGAGGGAAGGAAGAAACCGGATTTTTTGTGGTGGCGGTGGTTGGTGTAATACTTCACCCCCCCTCCCTCCCCGCCTCCCCTCTGTATCCTCCATCTccccctcctccttctcctccctCCATTCCTCTCCCCCTCTGTGCTGGTCCTATTCTTGAGGACTTGCTTGTGAAACGGGAGAGATAAACAGACATTGAGCGCAGAGGAAAGGACACGGGGAGAGATAGTGTGTTAGAATTTTAGGAAATACCTCCCTCCCCTTTCCCCTGTCTATCTCTCCATCTTCATCCCTTGTCTCTTCTTTTAATGGATAGAAATTATCCTGGCACAGGATTCGGTGATCTGGGCGCTGGAACGGGATGGAGTTACGAGAGATCGGCGAAGGCAAGGTAAGGGCGCCCGTGGAAGTCCACTTCCATGCACTGGCTGCATAAATGCGCTTAGCTGGCTGTAACAATGCCCATGCCGACGGACGGACGGACGCTGTGCAATGCATGTTCTCCCACTCTCGCTCCCAGTGCTGAGTTCATTCACTTGCATGCGCTATATTGTCGCTGGCTCCACGTACAGCCATCGGTATTGTCATTTCTGAGGGAGGAGGGGGTGTCTTGAAAATGCAAGGAATGCGATTGAGAGTTAATGCGTGATACGGAAGGTAGACTGAGACAGAAAAAAGGGGGAGAGGGGCGAAAAGAGGGGGGATGGGATGATGTTGCTAGCTAGCTTCAGCTTGCTAGCGTAttatcaaaaatgaaaaatcaagcCTTCTGCCTCGGAGGCGCACCAAACCGGACATTGCACGCCGTGCTCGCATACACGCTAATTCGGTGTGGCGAGTAATGCGTGGCACAAAATGCACGTTGACAAAGCGTTATTTCAGAGGCGACCAATTACGAGCAACCCCATGTATTTGGGGATGAAATGGTCGCTAGCTACAATATATGCAGCTTATCTCCGCGGCTAACGGGTATTTGTCTGTAAAAATCGCCAAGATTCTGTTTTGTCTGCtactaaataatatatatttttgaataatgtgttttaatgttAAATGTCACAATGCAGAGGTGAAGTTACTGAGAGTCCACGCGCATTATTCAGTGACACATGTCATAACACTGCCTGTGTACGAAATACCAAATCAACAACTAATGTAGCTTAGTGTCAGACTCTGCACGGTAAATAAGAGAACTTTGCATAACCTGATTGCTTCTCTTATAATCTAACAGGAAAAAAGGGTCGCCACTGTTTTTGAGGATACCGTCGTTTGGCAGCGcaccaaatgtgtgtgtgtagtgtgtagtgtTCCTGACTGAAATTACAGCGTGACCGAGACGTGCACACTGTAAACACAAACGTAAGACGCAGTGCTAACGTATTCAACTAAGAGCTCTCAAATGTGACCGATTAATATTGTAATATGTGTAAAATATAACGCATAGAAAAGCGTATTAGgagaaacaatttatttttttaactaattatttatttagtttcacaTAGTTGTTAATTTCAATAAAGAGCCACGACATTTTGAGAAATGTGCCACATTATAATCTCAAATTAGTGTTAAAATGATCTGTTTCTACCTGAAAACGGGAGTGTTTCAGATCGTGCTCTCGGTGTAC
This portion of the Danio rerio strain Tuebingen ecotype United States chromosome 3, GRCz12tu, whole genome shotgun sequence genome encodes:
- the prrg2 gene encoding transmembrane gamma-carboxyglutamic acid protein 2 precursor — translated: MLGFSVICLSLLSLLHLVWGRVIYNENDVFLEEKSAGSFLSRKLLYNSWDFEAVVPGNLERECIEEICSYEEAREVFEDDKKTAAFWKDYVNSHQKLTEVDVAGLSAGIVAAVLVVVIATVLGVYCYKNRGKNARGGSVPVQMGEDGRPVPESVPLSGIVPAGLPSYNEALTHSGQHDAPPPPYSGTTPTAPP